The candidate division TA06 bacterium region TTATGAGAAGTTCTTTTCGGGTTGTTACGTGATGTTTTCACCTTCTGGCCCCTTTCAGTTCGTTAATCATGGCCAGATTATACCAAATTACCCCTTATTCACGCAACAAAGCCGTTTTCTATTGAAAATGATGGACTTATCGGCTAAAATATAAGATTATGGTAAAAAGAAAAAATAAAACCTTTTGGCCGGCAATCAGTCTTGGCCTGTTGGTCTTTTTGGCATTGGCGGCCGGATGCAGCAAGTCGCCCACCGAGGCCCCTACCAGCACGGTTATTTCCGGCTATGACTCTCTGGGCGTGGCCCAAGGCGATTCTCCTGACACCTATTACTTCAAAAGCGGAACGGCCAGCTACGGCAGCATCCAGTTATGGTGGTTCTTAGCCACTACTCCGTCCACTATCCAACTGCGATCTAATTACGGAATAAAGATGGGGACCGGCAATGTGGCCCCGGATTCAGGTTATGTCCACGAGCTGACTTTGGATAACTCTCCGGCCGGGCAGTCGTTTTTCATCATCACCGACAACATTCCCCATTACGGGAAGATTACCATTACCTCACGTCGCGACGATGCCGCCAGCGGTTATACCTTCATCGGCTTTCAGTGGATTGTGCAGACCGTGGCCGGTAAGAGGGAGCTCTACTGATTTAAAAATGCAAAATACAAAATACAAAATTAAAAATCATTATAGACCGCATTTCCATTTAAAATCGGTCAAAGGTTTTCTATTCGCCCTGCTGTTGCTATTGTTTGGCACATCTTCTCTTTGGGCCATAACCGAAGAGGAAGAATATAATATTGCCTGGCAATACTGCCAGTCCGGGAAATATCCCCAGGCGGTGGAGGCCTACCAAAAATTCCTCAAGCATCATCCCCGGGGAAAGCTTTTGGCCGAGGCCCATTTTACCCTGGCCCGGATAGAGAACAGCGGGACCAATGCCTTTGCCCACTACCAGTTCATCATAGACAATTACCCCGCCCATGCCCTAGCCCCCCAGGCGGCCTTTGCCACGGCCCAGTATTGCCAGAATGCCGGAGCCTACCCTGAGGCCAAGGTCCGGTACCTTTTCACTTATTCCCGCTACGCCCAAACCCCGCCCGGCAGCGAAAGCCTGTACCGGCTGTCCCTGATGGCGCTGGCCGGGGACAGCCTGACCCAGGCCGCGTCCTATGCCCAGGCCTTCGTCCAGCAATATCCCCAGAATTTCCGGGGGGCCGCCATATCCCGCTCTTTAGCCGATTGCTGGAGGCTTAAAGCAGATTCGGCCCAGGCCAATTTTTACTGGAGGCAAATCATGGAGCTTTATCCCGAAAGCTACGAGGCCGGGGAGGCCCGGGAACAGCTTTTGGCCGATATCGAGGGCAGTCCCGAAGCTTTGGATGACAGCCTTTCTCGGATATTACCAGCGCCAAAGACCGTAACCCCGGTCATCAAATCTCCGCCGGTCAAAATGACCCAGCTCAATCCCAAACCGGCAGCGGGCAAGAAATATTATCTGCAGATAGGGGTTTACCGCGAAAAATCCGTGATGACCGATTGGAAAAAGAGGCTGGAGAAGCAGGACCATCAGTGCCGGGTGGACAGCAGTGGCTCCAAAAATAACTGCAGTTACCGGCTGTATGCCGGTCCCTATGACGGAAAAGAGGAGGCCCTGAAGATCTCCCAAAAGCTGCTGATTTCAAACCGGCTTAAAACCATGTTAGTGCAAAAATGAGTAACCATTCAGCCACCCTTCTATACATCAGGGTAAACTCCGCCACAAAGACACTCCCATTAAAAGACACCAAGACTTCGGCGTGAGGGCTTCGACCGAGCTCAGCCGAGGGCCTCAGTCGAACGCTCATAAAATAATTCTGAATCCACTATAAAATTGTCATTTTAGGAATAACCACTTTTGATAAAAGATTTACGAAAGCGAAATATGCGAAATAACCTTTTAAAATTGAACCCATGGTTAAACCCCCCTTTTGCCTTGGTGTCCCTTCGACAGAGTTTACCCTGAGTGAACCGAAGGGCTCAGGACATGCTTAGTGGCTCTGAACAGTTGCAAAAATGAAACATTCCCTGGTTATATTATTCCCGGCCACCTGCCGGAATCGCTGATGGAAAAGATCACCCCCATGATCGCCCAGTATCGCCAGATCAAGCAGGAGCATCCGGATGCCGTGCTGCTTTTTAGGGTGGGCGATTTTTACGAGACTTTTTTTGATGATGCGGCGCTGATCTCCAAAGTTCTGGGGATCGTGCTAACCGCCCGCAATCACGGCAAAGGCAATAACGTTCCCCTGGCCGGGATACCCCATCACGCCCTGGAGCGCTATGTGACCAGGCTGATCAAGGCCGGGCACAAGGTGGCCATCTGCGACCAGGTGGAGGACCCCAAGCTGGCCAAGGGAATTGTAAAAAGGGCGGTGACCGAGGTCATCACCCCCGGAACGGTAATGCGGCCGTCGTTGCTGGAAGAGCGGCGGGAGAATCTGCTGGCGGCGGTCAAGGTCCAGGGTACGCTTTGCGGCCTGGCCTTGTGCGATCTCTCGGCCGGCAATTTCCGGTTGACCGAGTTGCCGCTGGCCGACCTGGCCGATGAGTTGGGGCGCAACCAGCCATCGGAGATTCTGGTTCCCAAGGGCCAGGCCGTTGCGCTGAAGCCTTTGGTATCCGGTTTTTCCCTGACATTGCAGGACGATTATCATTTTGACGGGGAATCATCCCGACGCAGATTACTAGAGCATTTTAAGACCGCTTCCCTAGCCGGGTTCGGCTGCCAGGACCTGGAGCTGGCCACGGCCGCAGCCGGGGCCGCCCTGCGCTATCTGGAGGACAACCAAAAGACGTCCGTCGGGCACATCGCTAAACTTACGCCCTACAGCCTTTCCGCCCAGATGCTGCTGGATAGCGCCACCATCCGCAATCTGGCCCTGCTGCCGGAAAGTTCGCCCGGGCAAGCCAGCCTGCTGGAAGCGATAGACAAAACCCTGACCCCGATGGGAGCCCGTCTGCTGCGGCGCTTTCTGGCGGCTCCGCTTTTGTCGCTGCCCCGGATCAAGGTGCGCCAGGACGCGGTGGAATCGCTTTACAACTCACGCCAACATAGGGAGGGCCTGGCGTCTCAGCTGAAGAAGGTGCAGGACCTGGAGCGGCTGCTGGGGCGGATAACCTGCCACCGGGCCGGGCCCCGGGACCTGCTGGGGCTGGCCCAATCATTGGAAGCCGCCCGGCAGATAAGACCATTGCTGCCCGCAGGGGAATACTGGGATGATCAAAGCGGCCGGATGTATGATCTGGAAGACCTTTGCCTGCTGATCAGGAAGGCCATAGTACCCGAGCCGCCGCTCAACTTTATGCAGGGAGGATTCATCAGCCCGGGGTACAGCCCGGAACTGGATCAGCTTAACGCCCTGGCCTCCGGCGATAAATCCTGGATCGCCGGACTGCAGAAAACCGAGCGGGAACGCACCGGGATAAATTCCCTGAAGGTCGGCTTCAACAGCGTCTTCGGATATTACATCGAGGTCAGCAAACCCAACGCCAGCCTGGTTTCCCCAAACTATATCCGCAAACAGACCCTGGCCAACGCCGAGCGCTACATCACCGAAGAACTCAAGGCCTACGAGGATAAAGTGCTGGGGGCCGAGGAAAAGATCCGGCAGCTGGAACTGGAATTGTTCAACGGATTGAAGGAACAGGTCTGCCTCCGCAGCGCCCGGATCAAGGATACCGCCGAGGCGGTGGCCGCCATTGATGCCGTCTTTTCGCTGGCCCTGGCCGCGGTGGAGAACGGTTACCGCCGGCCGCTGGTGGACGAAGAAACAAGGCTGTTCATACAGGGGGGGCGGCACCCGGTGGTGGAGAAGAACTTCAGGCTGGGCCAGTTCGTGGCCAACGACGCCCTGCTGGACGGGGACCAAAACCGGCTGATAATCTTGACCGGGCCCAACATGGCGGGGAAATCAACCTACTTAAGACAGATAGCGCTGATCGTGATCCTGGCCCAGATCGGCTCCTTCGTTCCGGCCCAACAGGCCCAAATCGGAGTGATCGACCGGGTCTTTACCCGGATCGGAGCCTCGGACGACCTGGCCAAGGGGGTCAGCACTTTTCTGGCCGAGATGAACGAAACCGCCAACATCCTGAATAATGCCGGCGGCAAAAGCCTGGTGTTATTGGATGAAATTGGCCGGGGCACCAGCACCTTCGACGGGCTGGCCATAGCCTGGGCGGTCAGCGAACACCTGCACGACCGGACCCGCTGCAAAACGCTTTTTGCCACCCATTATCACGAGCTGACCGAATTGTCATCCTGGCTGCCGGGGATCAAAAATTATTCCATGTCGGTCAAACAATGGGGGGACGAGATAATATTTTTGCGCCAGGTGGCGGCCGGCCCGGCCGGACAAAGCTATGGAGTCCAGGTGGCAAAATTGGCAGGCCTGCCCAAGACGGTGATAGAACGGGCCCGGGAGATCCTGTTCAACCTGGAATCCGACGCTATGTCCGGCGACCGGACCCCGCGGCTGGCCCGGCACCAGATAGCACAGAATGAAACAGCGGAAACGATATTCAACCGGCAGGAGCAGGCGGTCCTAAAGGAGATCAGATCGGTAGATCCCGAAGCGCTGACCCCCCTAGAGGCGTTAAACAAACTGGCCAGGCTGAAAGACATGACCAAAGAGGATAGCAATGATAGATGAAGAAAGACTGGAAACCGAAGAGCCGAACCGGGAGCAGATGGAAGCCGGCTTTCCTTCCTTGCCGGATGAAGATCCGCCATCGGCGGAAGCCCCGGCCCGGCCCAAGAGACCGGGGTTGATCGCCAGGCTTAAGGATCTTTTTAAGACCGGGACTGCCAGCCAGCCCGGGGACGGCCTATTGCCCACGGAGGCCGATGCCGGGTCCGGGGGATCAGAGGCCGGGGATCAAAACCTCCAGCCCCTCAATCAGGAACCGGCTGCTGCCGCTGATTTTTCAGACTCCAATGACGGGATGAGTGAAAACCGGGGGGAGAAAATATCCCTGGTATCCCAGATAAAAAAAGATATCAAAGAATTTGCCGAAAGATTTTTATCCCGGCGTCAAATTCAGAAAGCCGGTCAGATTTCGCCGTCAAATGAAGCCGGGGCTGAGAGCATTCCCGGCCAAGCATTGGCGGAAGAGTCCGGGCCGCCGGAAGCAGCTTACCCCGAAAAACCTTCGTCATTAGAGCAGGAAAACCAGCCTCTGCACCTAACCGGGGAACAGCCGGAAAATGTTGCTGGCCATGCGGAAACGGCTGCTTTGGCTCCGGAACCGGAATATAGCGACGGTGAAAATGTTTCCCCGGAAGCGAAGGAGTCAATAATCAATCGATTTTCTGAAGGCGTTTCTGCTGTCGGCGCGGTTGCAGCCGGGTGGGTAAAAAGATCATTCCACCAAGAACCGGAATTGCCGATAGACGAAGCCCTGGCCCTGAAGCTGTCCCAGAAAAAGGCTTTGGATGATGAGATAAAATCAAGGCGCAAGGAAACCGCCCACACCCTCAAAAAACTGAACCGTTCCAAAAGGGAGCGGAAGGAACTTTTAAAATACCAGACCAAGATCAAGGGGGAGCTGGCCCAGATCCTGGCCACCATGAAGGACAGGATCCGGGACGTAAGCGGGCTGGAAAAGCAAAGCCTGGCCCTGCAGCGGGAGATCGAAGAATCATCGGGCCGCCACGGCCAGCTGCTGAATCAGATCCAGTCGGCCAAATCCCACTTGGAATCGGTGATCTCGGTGATCGGCCAGCATAAAGCCCAATCGGAAATAGTTGACGGGGAACTGGCTGCCAAGCAAAACTCCCTTTCGGTCCTGATCGCCCAGCTGGAGCAGACCAAGGTAGAACGCGATCAAGCCAGGGCTGAAACCTTGTCTTTGCGCCGGGAAAAAGATGCTGCCGAGCAGTCCCTAAATAATTATAAGGGCCAAATAGCCCG contains the following coding sequences:
- a CDS encoding tetratricopeptide repeat protein; this translates as MQNTKYKIKNHYRPHFHLKSVKGFLFALLLLLFGTSSLWAITEEEEYNIAWQYCQSGKYPQAVEAYQKFLKHHPRGKLLAEAHFTLARIENSGTNAFAHYQFIIDNYPAHALAPQAAFATAQYCQNAGAYPEAKVRYLFTYSRYAQTPPGSESLYRLSLMALAGDSLTQAASYAQAFVQQYPQNFRGAAISRSLADCWRLKADSAQANFYWRQIMELYPESYEAGEAREQLLADIEGSPEALDDSLSRILPAPKTVTPVIKSPPVKMTQLNPKPAAGKKYYLQIGVYREKSVMTDWKKRLEKQDHQCRVDSSGSKNNCSYRLYAGPYDGKEEALKISQKLLISNRLKTMLVQK
- the mutS gene encoding DNA mismatch repair protein MutS yields the protein MEKITPMIAQYRQIKQEHPDAVLLFRVGDFYETFFDDAALISKVLGIVLTARNHGKGNNVPLAGIPHHALERYVTRLIKAGHKVAICDQVEDPKLAKGIVKRAVTEVITPGTVMRPSLLEERRENLLAAVKVQGTLCGLALCDLSAGNFRLTELPLADLADELGRNQPSEILVPKGQAVALKPLVSGFSLTLQDDYHFDGESSRRRLLEHFKTASLAGFGCQDLELATAAAGAALRYLEDNQKTSVGHIAKLTPYSLSAQMLLDSATIRNLALLPESSPGQASLLEAIDKTLTPMGARLLRRFLAAPLLSLPRIKVRQDAVESLYNSRQHREGLASQLKKVQDLERLLGRITCHRAGPRDLLGLAQSLEAARQIRPLLPAGEYWDDQSGRMYDLEDLCLLIRKAIVPEPPLNFMQGGFISPGYSPELDQLNALASGDKSWIAGLQKTERERTGINSLKVGFNSVFGYYIEVSKPNASLVSPNYIRKQTLANAERYITEELKAYEDKVLGAEEKIRQLELELFNGLKEQVCLRSARIKDTAEAVAAIDAVFSLALAAVENGYRRPLVDEETRLFIQGGRHPVVEKNFRLGQFVANDALLDGDQNRLIILTGPNMAGKSTYLRQIALIVILAQIGSFVPAQQAQIGVIDRVFTRIGASDDLAKGVSTFLAEMNETANILNNAGGKSLVLLDEIGRGTSTFDGLAIAWAVSEHLHDRTRCKTLFATHYHELTELSSWLPGIKNYSMSVKQWGDEIIFLRQVAAGPAGQSYGVQVAKLAGLPKTVIERAREILFNLESDAMSGDRTPRLARHQIAQNETAETIFNRQEQAVLKEIRSVDPEALTPLEALNKLARLKDMTKEDSNDR